A part of Lacibacter sp. H407 genomic DNA contains:
- a CDS encoding MBL fold metallo-hydrolase — translation MAVYFSSLNSGSNANCYYIGNGNEAILVDAGLSCKETEKRMQRLGLKMESLKAVFISHEHSDHITGIQTLSKKYQLPVYITQKTLANSNLVLDEQFIRYFRKDETIAVGGMQVKCFSKSHDAADPHSFMISTQSVNISVITDIGYPCKQVLHFFKQSHVSFLEANYCDDMLANGSYPYYLKKRISGDEGHLSNKQALDLFLHHRPKQLSHLILSHLSKNNNKPELVEALFQPHAGNTTIIVASRYEESPLYSIDGVKVAVRKSLKAGNKQTRNESQLSLF, via the coding sequence ATGGCGGTTTATTTTTCTTCGTTGAATTCGGGCAGTAATGCCAATTGCTATTATATCGGTAATGGCAACGAGGCAATACTTGTTGATGCAGGGTTATCCTGTAAGGAAACCGAAAAGCGGATGCAGCGGCTTGGGTTGAAGATGGAAAGCCTGAAAGCTGTTTTTATTTCTCACGAACACAGCGATCATATTACCGGCATACAAACACTCAGCAAAAAGTATCAGCTTCCGGTTTACATCACACAAAAAACATTAGCCAATTCAAATCTGGTTCTTGACGAGCAATTCATCCGTTATTTTCGAAAAGATGAAACAATTGCTGTTGGTGGTATGCAGGTAAAATGTTTCAGCAAATCGCATGATGCTGCCGATCCACATAGTTTTATGATCAGCACACAATCAGTTAATATTTCTGTGATCACTGATATTGGTTATCCCTGCAAACAAGTGCTGCATTTTTTCAAGCAAAGCCATGTGTCATTTCTTGAAGCTAATTATTGTGATGATATGTTGGCGAATGGCAGCTATCCTTACTATTTGAAAAAACGTATCAGTGGCGATGAAGGGCATCTGTCCAATAAACAGGCACTTGATCTGTTTTTGCATCACCGTCCGAAACAATTAAGTCACCTCATCTTATCGCATCTTTCAAAAAATAATAACAAGCCCGAGTTGGTTGAGGCGTTGTTTCAACCGCATGCAGGCAACACAACGATTATTGTGGCCTCCCGTTATGAAGAATCTCCTTTGTATAGCATTGATGGAGTAAAGGTGGCAGTTCGCAAATCACTGAAAGCGGGTAATAAGCAAACGAGGAATGAATCGCAGTTGTCGTTATTTTAA
- a CDS encoding TatD family hydrolase produces the protein MYINVHSHQAEIVAGVLTIQNLYKNFPSVTSDGYFSVGLHPWFLNEETWAHEFGEVKKWSVEQHVLAIGEAGLDKVCETDMELQKKIFAAHIQWANEIRKPLIVHCVRAHAEVMQLLTIHQNKMPVIFHGFNKSKELALQLTSHGYYLSFGKDIEKSSIAEVMTAVPKKQLFLETDKSEISIQQLYTLAASAFQIQEDSLSLQLYKNAATVFGAALTTV, from the coding sequence ATGTACATCAACGTTCATAGTCATCAAGCCGAAATTGTTGCAGGAGTTCTTACAATACAGAATCTGTATAAAAACTTTCCATCCGTTACATCCGATGGTTATTTTTCTGTTGGACTGCACCCCTGGTTCCTCAATGAAGAAACATGGGCGCATGAATTTGGTGAAGTAAAAAAGTGGAGTGTCGAACAACATGTGTTGGCAATTGGTGAAGCAGGTTTAGATAAAGTATGTGAAACGGATATGGAGTTGCAGAAGAAAATATTTGCAGCACATATTCAATGGGCCAACGAGATTCGGAAACCATTGATCGTTCATTGTGTGAGGGCACATGCCGAAGTGATGCAGTTGCTTACAATTCATCAGAATAAAATGCCGGTTATTTTTCATGGGTTTAATAAAAGTAAAGAACTGGCATTGCAGCTTACTTCACATGGATATTATCTGTCGTTTGGCAAAGACATTGAAAAGAGTTCTATAGCAGAGGTAATGACGGCTGTACCAAAGAAGCAACTATTTTTGGAAACAGATAAAAGCGAAATTTCGATACAACAACTCTACACATTGGCAGCTTCCGCTTTTCAGATTCAGGAAGATTCACTTAGTTTGCAACTTTACAAAAATGCAGCCACCGTTTTTGGCGCTGCGCTTACAACAGTATGA
- a CDS encoding tRNA threonylcarbamoyladenosine dehydratase yields the protein MNDLSWLSRTSLLIGAETLRALTTKHVMIVGLGGVGSFAAEFIARSGIGIMTIIDGDVVDPTNRNRQLPALATNHGVSKAEIMAERLKAINPELELNVVKQFVNPEMVLQLLAAKPDYIIDAIDSVTPKLTFIRLAYESGLPLVSSMGAGAKLDPTQLRVVDISKTYNCPFAQQVRKTLKGHGIRKGVKVVFSPEAPIKESLMLTDGKNYKKSAYGTISYLPAVFGAVTASVVIRDLIDKIKSEIVGS from the coding sequence ATGAATGATCTTTCCTGGCTTTCACGCACCAGTTTATTAATCGGCGCAGAAACGCTGCGTGCGCTCACAACCAAACATGTAATGATCGTTGGGTTGGGTGGTGTAGGTTCCTTTGCTGCAGAATTTATTGCCCGTAGCGGTATTGGTATCATGACCATTATTGACGGTGATGTGGTTGATCCAACCAATCGTAATCGTCAGTTGCCTGCATTGGCTACCAACCATGGTGTATCAAAAGCAGAGATCATGGCGGAGCGATTGAAAGCAATCAATCCAGAATTAGAATTGAATGTGGTGAAACAATTTGTGAATCCTGAGATGGTGTTGCAATTGCTTGCAGCAAAGCCGGATTATATTATTGATGCCATTGATAGTGTTACGCCGAAGCTGACATTTATTCGTCTTGCTTATGAAAGTGGATTGCCGTTGGTAAGCAGTATGGGTGCCGGCGCAAAACTGGATCCTACACAATTGAGAGTAGTTGATATTTCCAAAACCTATAACTGTCCGTTTGCTCAACAAGTGCGTAAAACATTGAAGGGACATGGTATTCGTAAAGGCGTAAAAGTTGTGTTTTCACCGGAAGCACCTATCAAAGAAAGTTTGATGTTGACCGATGGAAAAAATTACAAGAAGTCGGCGTATGGTACCATCTCGTATTTACCGGCTGTGTTTGGTGCAGTAACTGCATCGGTTGTGATCAGGGATTTGATTGATAAAATAAAAAGCGAAATAGTTGGTTCATAA
- a CDS encoding class I SAM-dependent methyltransferase: MEFQTTFQPFRFGDYEVKAIVPDPLVLQQWYTKQLQTDPTTPTPYWAQVWPSAYALCEFIASQPDWLQNKKVLELAAGLGLPSLLAAQFASEIVCSDHVPAAVELMQQSIEKNQLTNIKATVIDWNNVPDDLSCDVLLLSDINYEPQVFETVFNVIVSFMRKGTTVLLSTPQRLMAKPFIDRILPYSIFWDEKFVSNSTPIVACSIYVLREE, encoded by the coding sequence ATGGAATTTCAAACAACATTTCAACCGTTCCGGTTTGGCGATTACGAAGTAAAAGCAATTGTTCCCGATCCATTGGTATTGCAGCAATGGTATACAAAACAACTGCAAACAGATCCAACAACACCCACACCTTACTGGGCACAGGTGTGGCCATCAGCCTATGCACTTTGCGAATTCATAGCTTCACAACCCGATTGGCTGCAAAATAAAAAAGTATTGGAACTGGCAGCAGGCCTGGGATTACCTTCTCTTTTAGCTGCCCAATTTGCATCAGAAATAGTATGCAGCGATCATGTGCCCGCTGCAGTTGAACTCATGCAGCAATCGATTGAAAAAAATCAACTCACGAATATCAAAGCAACTGTAATTGATTGGAACAATGTACCCGATGATCTGTCGTGTGATGTATTATTGCTCAGCGATATAAATTACGAACCACAGGTATTTGAAACGGTATTCAATGTAATTGTATCGTTTATGCGAAAAGGAACAACAGTGCTTCTGTCTACACCGCAACGGCTGATGGCAAAACCATTCATTGATCGAATTTTACCTTACAGTATTTTTTGGGATGAAAAATTTGTAAGCAACTCAACTCCCATTGTAGCCTGTTCTATTTATGTGCTGCGGGAAGAGTGA